One Atribacterota bacterium DNA window includes the following coding sequences:
- a CDS encoding LptA/OstA family protein, translating to MRKLFIVFLVILLMSVSNVFMSAQEQGGQTEIAVQENNQQEESVVELTADQVNYDKENDLMVFIGNVVIIQEDTTLTSELASFNVDNKIGQISENVKLVQEDITITGEKLEAFLNDKRYIFENQVELVQEREDAQGESDNITWLCQKLEIFTETKNMTATGEVVISKKDYTINALEAIYNDAEDKITLTGGVKIEEIANNRRISGDSAVFYIDDDKLEVTGNVRSSIVLD from the coding sequence ATGAGAAAGTTGTTTATAGTGTTTTTGGTAATTTTATTGATGAGTGTATCAAATGTCTTTATGTCTGCTCAGGAGCAAGGAGGGCAGACAGAAATAGCAGTCCAGGAAAATAATCAGCAGGAAGAATCCGTAGTGGAACTAACAGCCGATCAGGTCAACTATGACAAAGAAAATGATTTGATGGTTTTTATTGGTAATGTGGTTATTATCCAGGAAGATACTACTCTCACCTCCGAATTGGCATCATTTAATGTTGACAATAAAATCGGGCAGATTTCTGAAAATGTGAAATTAGTCCAGGAGGACATAACCATTACTGGTGAGAAACTGGAGGCATTTCTAAACGACAAACGTTATATCTTTGAAAATCAGGTAGAATTAGTACAGGAAAGAGAGGACGCTCAGGGAGAATCTGATAATATTACCTGGTTATGCCAGAAATTAGAAATTTTTACTGAAACTAAAAATATGACTGCTACTGGAGAGGTAGTCATTAGCAAGAAAGATTATACTATCAATGCACTGGAAGCAATTTATAATGATGCAGAGGATAAAATTACTTTAACTGGTGGAGTTAAGATTGAAGAAATTGCCAACAACCGTAGAATATCAGGTGATAGCGCAGTCTTCTACATTGATGATGATAAACTGGAAGTAACAGGAAATGTTAGAAGTAGCATTGTCCTAGATTAA
- a CDS encoding LptF/LptG family permease gives MKIPGTKIIDRYIISQVMNYFLGVVALLTILLIMETMFELMEMLINKKVPIINVIELLLYRLPAFLVLTFPIALLGSSELAIAQMSTNNEIAAMRTGGISFRRIMKPFLVAGILISILSFVTNDYIVPETNHISQNIIREIVLKKGPPHIQRNVFFRDAENRYFYINRLDEQNMIMREIMIYEMTRERFPRVITATEGQWVVDTWQLKNGTIYNYNEDGKITYEMSFQEMEIQVKDELQDFFKNQRTPQEMPSRELKQQIQILSDAGVDTKNFEVDYHVKFSYPLSGLIFALMGVPLGIQIKRSTKATGIIISIALVFLYYVIYSLCRSLGRGGMVDPFISSWIPNLIFLGLGIFLVIRAEKT, from the coding sequence GTGAAAATTCCTGGCACAAAAATCATAGACCGCTATATTATTTCTCAGGTAATGAATTATTTTCTGGGAGTAGTAGCTCTTTTAACCATTCTACTTATTATGGAAACAATGTTTGAGCTTATGGAAATGCTTATCAATAAAAAAGTGCCTATTATCAATGTAATTGAATTATTACTCTATCGCCTTCCTGCTTTTTTAGTACTAACTTTCCCTATCGCTCTCTTGGGTTCCAGTGAACTGGCTATTGCTCAGATGTCCACTAATAACGAAATTGCGGCCATGCGCACTGGTGGTATCAGTTTTCGTAGAATCATGAAACCTTTTTTAGTTGCAGGCATTTTAATCAGTATTCTATCTTTTGTAACTAATGATTACATAGTACCGGAAACCAATCATATCTCTCAAAATATTATCAGGGAGATTGTGCTAAAGAAAGGTCCTCCCCATATTCAACGTAATGTCTTTTTCCGGGATGCCGAAAACCGATATTTTTATATAAACCGTTTAGATGAACAAAATATGATTATGAGGGAAATAATGATTTATGAGATGACCCGTGAACGTTTTCCCAGGGTAATTACTGCCACTGAGGGTCAATGGGTTGTAGATACCTGGCAATTAAAGAATGGTACCATCTATAATTATAATGAGGACGGTAAGATTACCTATGAAATGAGTTTCCAGGAAATGGAAATACAGGTGAAAGATGAGTTGCAGGACTTTTTCAAGAATCAGCGTACACCTCAGGAAATGCCTAGTAGAGAGTTGAAGCAACAAATACAGATACTGTCTGATGCGGGAGTGGATACTAAAAATTTTGAAGTAGACTATCATGTTAAATTTTCCTATCCCCTCTCTGGCTTGATTTTTGCCCTGATGGGTGTTCCCCTTGGTATTCAGATTAAAAGAAGTACCAAAGCTACCGGTATTATAATTAGTATTGCTCTGGTTTTCCTCTATTATGTAATATATTCTTTATGTCGTTCCCTTGGTAGGGGTGGCATGGTAGATCCTTTCATTTCATCCTGGATACCTAATCTCATATTTTTAGGATTAGGCATTTTTCTGGTAATTAGAGCTGAAAAAACATAA
- a CDS encoding tetratricopeptide repeat protein, protein MLTYLTRAIVRIRTRLYRATVQLKILIVPPIVPKIFSTLLFLMLLALYLLSPLSNTLFLVSLAQESEQIIQAQRQTIPNIIEVEKPPTCLEMGKELFWEQKYSQAIKQLEQCIPEDPDNPEIYYYIGQSYFQQGQQSTQKRNIIKATRYYRQAYQVSDTAIEKYLKKIEENSDKDHTNDYFQLAYIYEIRSLIPGVDEYQKAIDIYQKLIAEKPYHTNVYYHLGWIYYQQEDYQNAIDTFFRYLKPGLKSDFVYYYLGLSYDKIDEKEKAEYYFQLILKEFPDTNFADLAKKELF, encoded by the coding sequence TTGTTAACTTATTTAACCAGAGCTATAGTAAGAATAAGAACAAGGCTATACAGGGCAACAGTGCAATTAAAAATACTAATAGTGCCTCCTATAGTACCTAAAATATTTTCCACTTTGCTTTTTCTGATGCTTCTAGCACTATACCTGTTAAGCCCACTTTCCAATACTTTGTTTCTTGTCTCCTTAGCCCAGGAGAGTGAACAGATCATTCAAGCTCAAAGACAAACCATACCAAATATTATTGAAGTAGAAAAACCTCCCACCTGTCTGGAGATGGGTAAGGAACTTTTCTGGGAACAGAAATACTCACAAGCAATTAAACAACTGGAACAGTGTATTCCTGAAGATCCCGACAATCCTGAAATCTATTATTATATTGGTCAATCATATTTTCAACAGGGGCAGCAATCTACACAAAAGAGAAATATAATCAAAGCAACTAGATATTACCGCCAGGCATACCAGGTTTCTGATACTGCGATAGAAAAATATTTAAAGAAAATCGAAGAAAATTCCGATAAAGACCATACCAATGATTACTTTCAGCTTGCTTATATTTATGAGATTCGTAGCTTAATACCGGGTGTTGATGAATACCAGAAAGCCATAGATATTTACCAGAAGCTAATAGCTGAAAAACCCTATCACACTAATGTTTATTATCATTTGGGCTGGATTTATTACCAGCAGGAAGACTATCAAAATGCCATAGATACCTTTTTTAGATATCTCAAACCGGGTCTTAAAAGTGATTTTGTTTACTATTATTTAGGGCTATCCTATGATAAAATAGATGAAAAAGAGAAAGCTGAATATTATTTTCAGCTTATCCTGAAAGAGTTCCCTGATACTAACTTCGCAGATTTAGCCAAAAAAGAATTATTCTAA
- a CDS encoding tetratricopeptide repeat protein translates to MFSLINKNKQRVKYFKKISLRSVPVFLLKKILLPFLLLLTITIFLNGCSIINPQTGTLEGVVHRQSSESSEPLSDALISISGSTNTTYTDQDGYFLINEVPAGKRTLTIIKEGYITLKLINVFIEPNIINEVYFGDPIILQPKEDTILYDTAIEFLEQKDYQQAMDTFIELRDTFPDSFWADDAQYYIGNIYEISGLYIAARDEYSLLLFYYPDSSWADNARLGIGNCYYQTGDYYHAKIQYQSVIDNYPLSDLIPLAQYRIAWCNKRLGDNNEAIMAFQQIIALYPESIYAPAAQYFIGEIYYNLQNYNQAIMAFQTTINNYPFSAWPGENRLIAPAAYFYIGYCYEKQAMWEEAIAAYQVIVDEYPNSTWDDGKSIATQAQQRIDFIRANYLPPEENPEEE, encoded by the coding sequence TTGTTTTCTTTAATTAATAAAAACAAGCAACGAGTAAAGTATTTTAAAAAAATTTCATTAAGGTCAGTGCCAGTGTTTTTACTAAAAAAGATTTTATTACCTTTTTTGTTGTTGCTCACCATAACAATTTTTCTTAATGGATGTAGTATAATTAATCCCCAGACCGGTACGTTGGAAGGAGTGGTGCATCGTCAAAGTTCAGAAAGCTCAGAACCACTTTCGGATGCACTAATAAGCATTAGTGGATCTACTAATACTACTTACACTGACCAGGATGGATATTTCCTGATAAATGAAGTCCCAGCGGGGAAAAGAACCTTAACTATTATTAAAGAAGGATATATTACCCTTAAATTGATTAATGTATTTATTGAACCAAATATTATCAATGAAGTTTATTTTGGCGATCCAATCATTCTTCAGCCAAAGGAAGACACTATTCTTTATGATACAGCTATAGAGTTTCTGGAACAGAAAGATTACCAGCAAGCTATGGATACTTTCATAGAATTGCGCGATACATTCCCCGACAGCTTCTGGGCCGATGATGCCCAGTATTATATTGGCAATATTTACGAAATAAGTGGGCTTTATATTGCAGCAAGAGATGAGTATTCACTTCTTCTTTTTTATTACCCCGACAGCTCCTGGGCTGATAATGCACGCCTGGGAATAGGAAACTGTTATTATCAGACTGGCGATTACTACCATGCTAAAATCCAATATCAGTCGGTTATTGATAATTATCCGCTCAGTGATTTAATTCCTCTGGCTCAGTACCGAATAGCCTGGTGCAATAAAAGATTGGGTGATAATAATGAAGCTATTATGGCTTTTCAGCAAATAATAGCACTTTATCCTGAAAGCATTTATGCTCCTGCCGCTCAATACTTTATCGGGGAAATATACTATAATTTACAAAACTACAATCAAGCTATTATGGCTTTTCAGACTACAATCAATAACTATCCCTTTTCTGCCTGGCCTGGTGAAAACAGACTGATTGCTCCGGCTGCCTATTTTTATATCGGTTATTGTTATGAAAAGCAAGCAATGTGGGAAGAAGCAATTGCCGCCTATCAGGTAATTGTTGATGAATATCCTAATAGTACCTGGGATGATGGCAAATCAATAGCTACACAAGCTCAACAGCGGATCGATTTTATTAGAGCAAATTATCTTCCACCCGAAGAAAATCCTGAAGAAGAATGA
- a CDS encoding sigma-70 family RNA polymerase sigma factor, protein MNAKEIFDSSSDLEKIELCQSGNTEAFSFLVEKYKNMVYQLALRMTGNYHDSEDIAQESFLKAYRSLHQYNPAYSFSSWLYKITLNIIRDRMRKKALTIPFSAQQEVDDETANAVFHNHNELKTNPEEWQVQQEHKNELQAAIKTLPLAQREIIVLRHMQNLSYHEIAKVTNIPLNSVKVRLHRARVQLKDILQNIKK, encoded by the coding sequence ATGAATGCAAAAGAGATATTTGACTCAAGTAGTGATCTGGAAAAGATTGAACTATGTCAATCGGGAAATACCGAAGCCTTTTCCTTCTTAGTTGAAAAATATAAGAATATGGTTTATCAGCTGGCATTACGTATGACCGGAAATTACCATGACAGTGAAGATATCGCTCAGGAATCCTTTTTAAAAGCATACCGTTCCCTGCATCAATATAATCCCGCTTATTCTTTCTCCAGCTGGTTATACAAGATTACCCTTAACATTATACGCGATAGAATGAGGAAGAAGGCTTTAACCATACCTTTTTCTGCCCAGCAGGAAGTCGACGATGAAACAGCAAATGCTGTTTTCCATAACCATAATGAACTGAAAACTAATCCAGAGGAATGGCAGGTCCAGCAGGAACACAAAAATGAGTTACAAGCCGCTATCAAAACCCTGCCTCTTGCCCAACGAGAGATTATTGTTCTACGCCATATGCAAAACCTTTCTTATCATGAGATTGCTAAAGTTACGAACATCCCCCTGAATTCAGTAAAGGTCCGTCTACACAGAGCCAGAGTACAATTGAAAGATATTTTACAAAATATAAAAAAATAA
- a CDS encoding zf-HC2 domain-containing protein — protein sequence MKNSKCQNIQEYIEDYLEGRLSTEESAEIEEHLNSCSDCQKEFQAWQNLYQKLNSLSLSEEQLPTDFTDQVMQKITQEESIVVQSWWEKAHHLLTIPRISLKWAAALGVTLVTAFLGYNMYFSSVEQYCPNNLAEITFSMRADASQINSIAVVGDFNDWDPNRNLLIDDNNDGIWTVTLKLEPGRYEYMFIIDGQKWVPDPAAYRYVSDGFGNKNAVIEISNCQSE from the coding sequence ATGAAAAACAGTAAATGTCAGAATATTCAGGAATATATAGAGGATTATCTGGAAGGAAGGCTCTCAACCGAGGAATCAGCCGAGATAGAAGAGCATCTTAATTCCTGCTCTGATTGCCAGAAGGAATTCCAAGCCTGGCAGAATCTTTATCAAAAATTAAATTCCTTATCCTTATCTGAAGAACAACTCCCAACTGATTTTACTGACCAGGTTATGCAAAAAATTACCCAGGAAGAATCAATTGTGGTGCAGAGTTGGTGGGAAAAGGCTCACCATCTTCTAACCATCCCGCGTATTTCCCTGAAGTGGGCTGCAGCGTTAGGTGTAACCCTGGTAACTGCTTTTCTGGGTTATAATATGTATTTTTCATCAGTCGAGCAATACTGCCCCAACAATTTAGCTGAGATTACCTTTTCTATGAGGGCTGATGCCAGCCAGATAAATAGTATTGCTGTAGTGGGTGACTTCAACGACTGGGATCCTAATCGTAATCTTCTAATTGATGATAACAATGATGGTATATGGACTGTTACTTTGAAACTGGAACCGGGACGCTATGAGTATATGTTTATCATTGATGGACAAAAGTGGGTCCCTGATCCGGCAGCTTACCGTTATGTCAGTGACGGTTTTGGCAATAAAAATGCCGTTATTGAAATCAGCAATTGCCAGTCGGAATGA